A region of Geobacillus sp. 46C-IIa DNA encodes the following proteins:
- a CDS encoding TIGR04086 family membrane protein has translation MSRLGSALVYGVATIFVLAALISFVFSLLLKWTDIHESSLTWVIFTVSVISMFIGGIVAGGKSQEKGWLAGGLTSLLFTALIFLFQFLGIEKPFTAEQWLYHLVFFVAAALGGIVGVNLSPTRRERA, from the coding sequence GTGTCACGGCTTGGCAGCGCACTCGTATATGGGGTCGCCACCATTTTCGTGTTGGCGGCGCTCATTAGCTTCGTTTTTTCGTTGCTTCTTAAGTGGACGGACATTCATGAATCATCGCTGACATGGGTGATTTTTACTGTCTCGGTTATCTCGATGTTCATCGGCGGCATCGTTGCCGGCGGGAAAAGCCAAGAGAAAGGATGGCTTGCCGGCGGACTGACCAGCCTCTTGTTTACAGCGCTCATCTTTTTGTTTCAATTTCTTGGCATTGAAAAGCCGTTTACAGCGGAACAATGGCTGTACCACCTTGTCTTTTTTGTCGCCGCCGCCCTTGGCGGCATCGTCGGCGTCAATTTGTCACCGACGCGCCGCGAGCGTGCATAA
- the ruvA gene encoding Holliday junction branch migration protein RuvA, whose protein sequence is MIEFIRGYVDYICPEYIVIDHNGIGYEIFTPNPFAFEGSRGAAVTVYTYEYVREDVHALYGFLTREERNLFAKLLQVSGIGPKGGLAILAAGRPDELARAIEEENEAFLCKFPGVGKKTARQMILDLKGKLAIFSVPAASRPAVPLSGELAEAVAALKALGYAEREIDKIIPALREETMTTEQYVKRALALLLK, encoded by the coding sequence TTGATCGAGTTCATCCGCGGATATGTCGATTACATCTGTCCCGAATATATTGTGATCGACCATAACGGCATCGGCTATGAAATTTTTACTCCCAACCCGTTTGCCTTCGAGGGGAGCCGTGGGGCGGCGGTGACGGTATATACATACGAATACGTGCGTGAAGATGTGCACGCCTTATACGGATTTCTGACGCGCGAAGAGCGGAACTTGTTTGCCAAGCTGCTCCAAGTGTCCGGCATCGGACCGAAGGGAGGGCTCGCCATTTTGGCGGCCGGGCGGCCGGATGAGCTGGCGCGGGCGATTGAGGAAGAAAATGAGGCGTTTTTATGCAAGTTTCCGGGCGTTGGAAAAAAGACGGCCCGGCAAATGATTTTAGATTTAAAGGGAAAGCTTGCGATATTTTCTGTGCCGGCGGCTTCGCGCCCGGCCGTTCCCCTTTCCGGGGAGCTTGCCGAGGCGGTTGCTGCGCTCAAGGCGCTCGGCTATGCGGAACGGGAAATCGACAAAATTATTCCGGCGCTTCGCGAGGAAACGATGACGACGGAACAATACGTCAAGCGGGCGCTGGCGCTGTTGCTGAAATAA
- a CDS encoding YebC/PmpR family DNA-binding transcriptional regulator, translated as MAGHSKWKNIQRRKNAQDAKRGKLFMKLAKEIYVAAKTGGGDPAANASLRLVIEKAKAANMPGENIERAIKKATGNQEHTNYEEIRYEGYGPGGVAVMVVCLTDNKNRTAANVRAAFSKNGGNLGETGCVSYLFERKGLLVIDREQHNVDEEELLLLAIEAGAEEMETTDESFEIYTAPESFETVKEQLEQQGFTFASAEITMIPQTYTTLSGDELKKMLKLIDTLEDDDDVQEVYHNLDESVLEEQ; from the coding sequence ATGGCTGGACATTCGAAGTGGAAAAATATCCAACGGCGGAAAAACGCTCAAGATGCCAAGCGCGGCAAGCTGTTTATGAAACTGGCGAAAGAAATTTATGTCGCCGCGAAAACCGGCGGAGGGGACCCGGCGGCCAACGCGAGCCTGCGCCTTGTCATTGAGAAGGCAAAGGCGGCCAATATGCCGGGCGAAAACATTGAACGGGCGATTAAAAAAGCAACAGGAAACCAAGAGCATACGAATTATGAGGAAATCCGTTATGAAGGATATGGGCCGGGCGGCGTCGCTGTGATGGTTGTCTGCCTGACCGATAATAAAAACCGCACCGCCGCCAACGTGCGGGCGGCATTTTCGAAAAACGGCGGCAACCTGGGGGAAACGGGCTGCGTCTCTTACTTGTTTGAGCGCAAAGGCTTGCTCGTCATCGATCGTGAACAGCACAACGTTGACGAAGAGGAGCTGTTGCTTTTGGCGATTGAGGCGGGAGCGGAGGAAATGGAAACGACGGATGAGTCGTTCGAAATTTATACGGCGCCCGAGTCATTTGAGACGGTAAAAGAACAGCTCGAACAGCAAGGATTCACGTTTGCGAGCGCGGAAATCACGATGATTCCGCAAACATATACAACGTTATCAGGCGATGAATTGAAAAAAATGTTGAAGTTAATCGATACGCTTGAAGATGATGATGACGTCCAAGAGGTGTACCATAACTTGGATGAATCGGTGCTTGAGGAACAATAA
- a CDS encoding DUF3231 family protein has product MEGNVASLTSAEISSLWSTYINDSIVACLLTHFAETVTDDDIRPLITETLNVANGHLRAIEQLFAAEGIAKPVGYPVEKHVYPGAPKLFSDIFYLEYMYHMSKFGLTSHSGAIALASRQDVAQLFHQFLNEAVMLNDRARQLLLEKGVYVRPPYMVYPKEAAFIEKQSFLTGWFGPRRPLLAVEVAHLFTTARNNEIGKATLTGFAQVAADPEIRNFFLRGVRVCSDIMNTVHDVLRESNVPTVMSPDVTVTDSTKPPFSDQLMMAVINALSAIGTAEYGAAMAVSLRRDIIALYASLIAKAGAFTEDGANMMIDRRWLEYPPHFLDRRELVLQKS; this is encoded by the coding sequence ATGGAAGGAAATGTTGCTTCACTAACGAGTGCAGAGATTTCAAGCCTTTGGAGCACGTATATAAATGACAGCATCGTCGCCTGTTTGCTGACGCACTTTGCAGAAACGGTGACCGATGACGATATTCGCCCGCTCATTACTGAGACGTTGAACGTCGCCAACGGGCATTTGCGCGCCATCGAGCAGCTGTTCGCTGCCGAAGGGATCGCCAAGCCGGTCGGCTACCCGGTGGAGAAGCATGTGTATCCTGGTGCGCCGAAGTTGTTTAGCGATATCTTCTACTTAGAATATATGTATCATATGTCCAAGTTCGGCCTCACCTCGCATAGCGGGGCGATCGCCTTGGCATCGCGCCAAGATGTTGCTCAGTTGTTCCACCAGTTTTTGAACGAGGCGGTGATGTTAAACGACCGCGCCCGCCAGCTCCTGCTGGAAAAAGGGGTGTACGTTCGCCCGCCGTATATGGTGTACCCGAAAGAAGCGGCATTTATTGAGAAACAAAGCTTTTTAACCGGCTGGTTCGGCCCGCGCCGCCCGCTGCTCGCTGTCGAAGTGGCCCATTTGTTTACAACGGCGCGCAACAACGAGATTGGCAAGGCGACATTGACCGGATTTGCCCAAGTGGCGGCCGATCCGGAAATCCGCAACTTTTTCTTGCGTGGAGTGCGCGTCTGTTCCGATATTATGAACACCGTTCATGACGTGTTGCGGGAAAGCAACGTGCCGACTGTCATGTCCCCGGATGTTACCGTCACCGACTCGACAAAGCCGCCGTTTTCCGACCAATTAATGATGGCCGTTATTAACGCGCTATCCGCGATTGGCACGGCGGAATACGGAGCGGCGATGGCGGTGAGCCTCCGCCGCGACATTATCGCTTTATACGCCAGCTTGATCGCCAAAGCCGGCGCTTTTACCGAGGACGGGGCCAACATGATGATCGACCGCCGTTGGCTCGAATATCCGCCGCACTTTTTGGACCGGCGGGAGCTTGTCTTGCAAAAAAGCTGA
- the yajC gene encoding preprotein translocase subunit YajC: MNAAIANLLPIVLFFVIFYFLLIRPQQKRQRAVQQMQANLKKGDKIITIGGLHGIIDSVDEDKIIIRAGDGTRLTYDRSAVREVVSETKA, from the coding sequence ATGAACGCGGCGATTGCGAATTTGTTGCCAATCGTGCTGTTTTTTGTCATTTTCTACTTTTTGCTCATTCGTCCGCAGCAAAAGCGGCAGCGTGCCGTCCAGCAAATGCAGGCGAATTTGAAAAAAGGCGATAAAATCATCACGATTGGCGGTTTGCATGGCATCATCGACTCGGTCGATGAAGATAAAATCATCATCCGCGCGGGTGACGGCACACGGCTTACATACGACCGTTCCGCGGTGCGTGAAGTTGTGTCGGAAACTAAAGCATAA
- the tgt gene encoding tRNA guanosine(34) transglycosylase Tgt, which translates to MTTPIRFELIKTCRQTGARLGILHTPHGSFETPMFMPVGTLATVKTLSPEELKEMGAGVILSNTYHLWLRPGHDIVAEAGGLHAFMNWDRGILTDSGGFQVFSLSEFRRIEEEGVHFRNHLNGDKLFLSPEKATEIQNALGADIIMAFDECPPYPATHDYMKQSVERTSRWAERCLKAHRRPNEQGLFGIVQGGEYEDLRRQSARDLVSLDFPGYAVGGLSVGEPKDVMNRVLEFTTPLLPADKPRYLMGVGSPDSLIDGAIRGIDMFDCVLPTRIGRNGTVMTSEGRVVIKNAQYARDFTPLDPHCDCYTCRNYTRAYIRHLIKCDETFGIRLTSYHNVYFLIKLMEQVRQAIREDRLADFREEFFERYGFNKPNAKNF; encoded by the coding sequence TTGACGACACCGATTCGCTTTGAACTGATCAAAACGTGCCGGCAGACGGGCGCGCGTCTTGGCATCCTCCATACGCCGCACGGCTCGTTTGAAACGCCGATGTTTATGCCGGTCGGGACGCTTGCCACGGTCAAGACATTGTCGCCGGAAGAGCTGAAGGAAATGGGGGCAGGCGTCATTTTAAGCAATACGTACCATCTTTGGCTGCGTCCAGGCCATGACATTGTCGCGGAGGCGGGCGGCCTCCACGCCTTTATGAACTGGGATCGCGGCATTTTGACGGACTCCGGCGGATTCCAAGTGTTTAGTTTGAGTGAATTTCGCCGCATCGAAGAAGAAGGCGTCCATTTCCGCAACCATTTAAACGGCGACAAGCTGTTTTTATCGCCGGAAAAAGCGACGGAAATTCAAAATGCGCTCGGCGCTGACATCATCATGGCGTTTGACGAATGCCCGCCATATCCGGCAACGCATGACTATATGAAACAGTCGGTCGAGCGGACGAGCCGTTGGGCGGAGCGTTGCCTAAAGGCGCATCGGCGCCCGAACGAGCAGGGGCTGTTTGGCATCGTCCAAGGCGGTGAATATGAGGACTTGCGCCGGCAAAGCGCCCGCGATTTAGTGTCGCTCGATTTTCCCGGCTATGCGGTCGGCGGATTGTCGGTCGGCGAGCCAAAAGACGTCATGAATCGGGTGCTTGAGTTTACGACGCCGCTTTTGCCGGCGGACAAGCCCCGCTACTTAATGGGCGTCGGTTCGCCCGATTCGCTCATTGACGGAGCGATCCGCGGCATCGATATGTTTGACTGCGTCTTGCCGACGCGCATCGGCCGTAACGGGACGGTCATGACGAGTGAAGGGCGGGTCGTCATTAAAAACGCGCAGTATGCCCGCGACTTCACACCGCTTGATCCGCACTGCGACTGCTACACGTGCCGAAACTATACGCGCGCCTATATCCGCCATCTCATCAAGTGTGATGAAACATTTGGCATCCGGCTTACGTCTTACCATAACGTCTATTTTTTGATAAAATTAATGGAGCAGGTGAGACAAGCGATTCGTGAAGATCGGCTCGCCGATTTTCGTGAGGAATTTTTCGAACGCTACGGCTTTAACAAGCCGAATGCGAAAAACTTTTAG
- the ruvB gene encoding Holliday junction branch migration DNA helicase RuvB — protein MDERLVSGAALGGEAALEPNLRPQYLREYIGQDKVKENLQVFIEAAKLREETLDHVLLYGPPGLGKTTLAAIIANEMGVKMRATSGPALERPGDLAALLTSLEPGDVLFIDEIHRLPRTVEEVLYPAMEDYCLDIMIGKGPEARSLRLDLPPFTLVGATTRAGALSAPLRDRFGVISRLEYYQVDQLAQIIERAAAILHMIISSEAALELARRARGTPRIANRLLRRVRDFAQVRGDGEITLPLAVEALERLQVDRLGLDHIDHKLLLAIIEKFAGGPVGLETLAAVIGEEAQTIEEVYEPYLLQIGLLQRTPRGRVATPSAYAHLRMEVPKR, from the coding sequence GTGGACGAACGGCTTGTATCCGGTGCAGCTTTAGGCGGCGAGGCGGCGCTCGAACCAAACTTGCGCCCGCAATATTTGCGTGAATATATCGGGCAAGATAAAGTCAAAGAAAACTTGCAAGTGTTTATTGAAGCGGCCAAGCTGCGTGAAGAGACGCTTGACCACGTCTTGCTGTATGGGCCGCCGGGGCTCGGGAAAACGACGCTTGCCGCCATTATTGCCAATGAAATGGGTGTCAAGATGCGGGCGACATCCGGGCCGGCGCTTGAGCGGCCCGGTGATCTAGCGGCGCTTTTGACCTCGCTTGAGCCGGGGGACGTGCTGTTTATTGATGAAATCCACCGGTTGCCGCGGACGGTTGAAGAAGTGCTGTACCCGGCGATGGAAGATTACTGTTTGGACATTATGATCGGCAAAGGGCCGGAAGCGCGTTCGCTTCGCCTTGATTTGCCGCCGTTTACGCTTGTCGGAGCGACAACAAGAGCCGGGGCGCTGTCCGCCCCGCTGCGTGACCGGTTTGGCGTCATCAGCCGGCTTGAATATTATCAAGTGGACCAGCTGGCGCAAATTATTGAGCGGGCAGCGGCCATTTTGCATATGATAATCAGCAGCGAGGCGGCGCTCGAACTGGCGCGCCGGGCGCGGGGCACGCCGCGCATTGCCAACCGGCTGCTCCGCCGCGTCCGCGATTTTGCCCAAGTGCGCGGGGACGGGGAAATCACGCTGCCGCTCGCTGTCGAGGCGCTCGAGCGGCTGCAAGTCGACCGGCTCGGACTTGATCATATTGACCATAAGCTGCTTTTGGCGATCATCGAAAAATTTGCCGGCGGCCCGGTCGGGCTCGAGACGCTGGCGGCGGTGATCGGAGAAGAAGCGCAAACGATCGAGGAAGTGTATGAGCCGTATTTGCTGCAAATCGGCCTATTGCAACGGACGCCGCGCGGGCGTGTCGCCACGCCGTCGGCATATGCTCATTTAAGAATGGAGGTTCCGAAGCGGTGA
- a CDS encoding intercompartmental signaling factor BofC — MRILSILLLAAAIVLPTHWTFAASAPVKMTIVLQQQYVDGEISEEKRVETVVSLTEIWKKYRDWQLITLDDRTIVFRKTINDISPLLKTNGYFGITNDGTLSIFNGKPNQSGEIIQSFFQIDVGKLESRQQAKLKQGIRVLSKEQYEQVIEIYRHFAVVQ; from the coding sequence ATGCGAATTCTTTCCATCCTATTGTTGGCTGCCGCGATCGTATTGCCGACTCATTGGACGTTCGCCGCGTCGGCGCCGGTGAAAATGACGATCGTGTTGCAGCAGCAATACGTAGACGGAGAGATCAGTGAGGAAAAAAGAGTAGAAACGGTCGTTTCGTTAACAGAAATATGGAAAAAGTACCGTGACTGGCAACTGATTACTCTCGATGACCGGACGATCGTCTTTCGCAAAACGATCAACGACATTTCCCCGTTGTTAAAAACAAACGGCTATTTCGGGATCACCAATGACGGCACATTGTCCATTTTCAACGGCAAACCGAATCAGTCAGGGGAAATTATCCAGTCGTTTTTCCAAATCGATGTCGGAAAGCTGGAAAGCCGCCAACAGGCGAAATTAAAACAAGGCATCCGCGTCCTCTCGAAAGAACAATATGAACAAGTGATCGAAATATACCGGCATTTTGCGGTTGTGCAATAA
- a CDS encoding DUF2905 domain-containing protein: MNSLPKLIITIGVALVIVGFVMQFIKLGRLPGDIVIRKGNMTFYFPIVTSILLSVVLSLIFYVLGRFR, from the coding sequence GTGAACAGCTTGCCGAAGTTGATCATAACGATTGGCGTCGCGCTGGTCATTGTCGGGTTTGTTATGCAGTTTATCAAACTCGGCCGCTTGCCGGGGGATATCGTCATCCGCAAGGGGAATATGACTTTTTATTTCCCGATCGTCACATCGATCTTGCTAAGTGTCGTATTATCATTGATTTTTTATGTGCTCGGGCGGTTTCGCTAA
- the spoVB gene encoding stage V sporulation protein B, protein MSKFLQGTIILIAAGFITKILGFINRIVVARMIGDEGVGLYMMAVPTLVLAITATQIGLPVAISKLVAEAEAAGDRQRVKKILVVSLTTTGVLSLVFLPALIVAAPWLSRTMFTDPRTYYPLMAIAPVVPIVAISSVLRGYFQGRQQMKPYAYSLLIEQIVRISLIALCTRPLLPYGVEYAAAGAMASSVLGELAALLYLLFLFKFKKSIRLRTNFFRYVHAGKETFGRLMRIALPTTGGRLIGSLSWFFEPIVVANSLALAGVAASAATKQYGQLVGYALPLLTLPSFITYALSTALVPAISEAMAQNKPLLVEYRITQAMRLALVTGGLSAVVLYIFAEPLMRWMYGTSEAAIFIQVMAPFFLFYYFQGPLQAVLQGLDLANAAMTNSLIGAAVKLACIFVLASRPSLGIMGAALATSIGTVLVTLLHFATVAKAVSFSINAREYAKALVAIAAAGAAGYALFRYPPAAMPSPLWTLFAMAATIALYVTVLLFFQLIKREELVYLPGLHWLARKNGRK, encoded by the coding sequence ATGTCCAAATTTTTGCAAGGGACGATCATTTTAATCGCCGCCGGTTTTATTACAAAAATTCTCGGCTTCATCAACCGCATCGTCGTCGCCCGGATGATCGGCGACGAGGGGGTCGGGCTGTACATGATGGCCGTGCCGACGCTCGTGTTAGCGATTACGGCGACCCAAATCGGGCTGCCTGTCGCTATTTCCAAGCTCGTCGCTGAAGCGGAAGCGGCCGGCGACCGGCAACGGGTAAAAAAAATTCTTGTCGTGTCGCTCACGACGACCGGGGTGCTGAGTCTCGTATTCCTGCCGGCGCTCATTGTTGCAGCGCCGTGGCTTTCGCGGACGATGTTCACCGATCCGCGCACGTACTACCCGTTAATGGCCATCGCCCCGGTCGTGCCAATCGTGGCGATTTCTTCGGTGTTGCGCGGCTATTTTCAAGGACGCCAGCAAATGAAGCCGTACGCCTACTCGCTTTTGATTGAACAAATCGTCCGCATCAGCTTGATCGCTCTATGCACAAGACCGCTCCTGCCGTACGGCGTCGAATACGCCGCCGCCGGCGCCATGGCATCTTCCGTCCTTGGCGAACTGGCCGCCTTACTGTACTTGTTGTTTTTATTTAAGTTCAAAAAGTCCATCCGCCTGCGGACGAACTTTTTCCGCTATGTGCATGCCGGCAAAGAGACGTTCGGCCGCCTCATGCGGATCGCCCTGCCAACGACCGGCGGCCGCTTGATCGGCTCGCTTTCTTGGTTTTTCGAGCCGATCGTCGTCGCCAACAGCTTAGCTCTGGCTGGCGTGGCCGCCTCCGCCGCCACGAAGCAGTACGGCCAGCTTGTCGGCTACGCGCTGCCGCTGCTCACTTTGCCGTCATTCATTACGTACGCGCTCTCGACAGCGCTTGTGCCGGCCATTAGTGAGGCGATGGCGCAAAACAAGCCGCTATTGGTCGAATACCGGATCACCCAGGCCATGCGCTTAGCGCTTGTCACCGGCGGTCTTTCCGCCGTCGTCCTTTACATTTTTGCCGAACCGCTCATGCGGTGGATGTATGGCACGAGCGAAGCGGCCATCTTTATTCAAGTGATGGCGCCGTTTTTCTTATTTTATTATTTCCAAGGCCCACTCCAAGCGGTGTTGCAAGGGCTCGACTTGGCAAATGCAGCCATGACGAACAGCTTGATCGGGGCGGCGGTCAAGCTCGCGTGCATCTTCGTCCTTGCCTCGCGGCCAAGCTTAGGCATTATGGGAGCGGCGCTTGCGACGTCCATCGGCACGGTGCTTGTGACGCTTCTCCACTTCGCCACCGTCGCCAAGGCCGTCTCCTTTTCGATCAACGCGCGCGAATATGCGAAAGCGCTCGTTGCCATCGCTGCCGCCGGTGCGGCTGGCTATGCGCTTTTCCGCTATCCGCCCGCGGCCATGCCTTCGCCATTATGGACGCTGTTCGCCATGGCGGCAACGATTGCTTTATATGTGACCGTCCTGTTGTTTTTTCAGCTTATCAAGCGCGAAGAGCTCGTCTATCTCCCGGGACTTCATTGGCTCGCTCGGAAGAACGGACGAAAATAA
- the queA gene encoding tRNA preQ1(34) S-adenosylmethionine ribosyltransferase-isomerase QueA, whose product MKVDLFDFYLPEELIAQTPLPDRAASRLMVLDKRTGAIRHETFRNIISYLHPGDCLVLNDTRVMPARLYGEKAETGGMVEVLLLKQLEGDRWETLVKPGKRIKPGTKLVFGGGKLQAVCLDTLEHGGRVLEFSYEGLFYEVLAELGEMPLPPYIKERLDDPERYQTVYAREIGSAAAPTAGLHFTEELLDAIREKGVHVAFITLHVGLGTFRPVQVDDVEKHDMHAEFYQMSEETAAILNRVRADGGRIIAVGTTSTRTLETIAGRHNGRFAAESGWTDIFIYPGYEFKGIDGLVTNFHLPKSTLIMLVSALAGREHILHAYEVAVKERYRFFSFGDAMLII is encoded by the coding sequence ATGAAAGTGGACTTGTTTGATTTTTACTTGCCGGAAGAGCTCATTGCACAAACGCCGCTCCCGGACCGGGCGGCGTCGCGGCTGATGGTGCTCGATAAACGGACGGGCGCCATTCGCCATGAAACGTTTCGCAACATTATTTCGTATTTACATCCAGGCGATTGTCTCGTCTTAAACGACACCCGCGTCATGCCGGCGCGCCTGTATGGAGAGAAAGCGGAAACGGGCGGGATGGTCGAGGTGCTCTTGTTAAAACAGTTGGAAGGCGATCGTTGGGAGACGCTGGTCAAGCCGGGCAAACGGATCAAGCCGGGAACGAAGCTCGTCTTTGGCGGCGGAAAACTGCAGGCCGTTTGCCTCGATACGCTGGAACACGGCGGCCGGGTGCTCGAGTTTTCATACGAAGGGTTGTTTTATGAAGTATTGGCCGAGCTTGGCGAAATGCCGCTTCCGCCGTATATTAAAGAAAGGCTCGACGACCCAGAGCGGTATCAGACGGTGTACGCGCGCGAAATCGGCTCGGCCGCGGCGCCGACAGCCGGCCTTCATTTCACCGAGGAGCTGCTTGACGCCATTCGCGAAAAAGGGGTGCATGTCGCTTTTATTACGCTTCATGTCGGGCTCGGCACGTTCCGGCCGGTGCAAGTGGATGACGTCGAGAAACACGATATGCACGCCGAGTTTTACCAAATGAGCGAGGAAACGGCGGCGATCTTGAACCGCGTGCGCGCGGACGGCGGCCGAATTATCGCTGTCGGCACGACGTCGACGAGGACGCTCGAGACGATCGCCGGCAGGCACAACGGCCGGTTTGCGGCTGAGAGCGGCTGGACCGACATTTTCATTTACCCGGGCTATGAGTTTAAAGGCATTGACGGGCTCGTGACAAACTTTCATTTGCCGAAATCGACGCTTATTATGCTTGTGAGCGCGCTCGCCGGGCGCGAACATATTTTGCACGCGTATGAAGTGGCGGTCAAAGAGCGGTATCGCTTTTTCAGCTTCGGCGATGCGATGCTCATCATTTGA
- a CDS encoding post-transcriptional regulator, translated as MERERQLRKQLMPALECKYDEFRLLGYTQVTIDGLWECLCARKWKNALAEKKLYELVSDILSLSPGEYMAFLTMRSYERQRSAGDDDLERVLNELL; from the coding sequence ATGGAAAGGGAGAGGCAGCTGCGCAAACAGCTCATGCCGGCGCTTGAATGCAAATATGACGAGTTCCGCCTGCTCGGCTACACGCAAGTGACGATCGACGGGCTATGGGAATGTTTGTGCGCCCGAAAGTGGAAAAACGCGTTAGCGGAAAAAAAACTGTACGAGCTTGTCAGCGACATTTTGTCGCTTTCGCCCGGGGAATACATGGCGTTTTTGACGATGCGTTCATACGAACGGCAGCGGTCAGCTGGCGACGATGATTTGGAACGCGTTCTCAACGAGTTGTTATAG